The proteins below come from a single Halothiobacillus neapolitanus c2 genomic window:
- the xseA gene encoding exodeoxyribonuclease VII large subunit, with amino-acid sequence MSTILSVTSLNAMAKQILEANLSGVMVQGEVRSLTRAASGHMYFSLKDQQAEVRCALFRGQAMRVKTAFANGDAVVVRGSVSLYAPRGDYQLIVTGVELAGDGQLAVLFEALKKKLFAEGLFDAARKRAIPTLSRRILVISSAAGAALQDVLSTLTRRLPLVEINLVPVAVQGEAAAAELTAAVRGITSDSEFDVVLLVRGGGSMSDLWAFNDEGLARAIAACPVPVISGVGHEIDFTISDFVADARAATPTAAAELATPITLGELQAALVLQQEQLSRLIEDRLNAAGQRLDSSLNRLRQQRQRWLPQGHHQMMLSLRLQRAIRARWQDNLGQIRALTHRLQQRSPVHWVRQNHSRLEQMRWRLQQAIDQRLAAQRQNNLRLAAGLRPLIVLRQIELRQQNSQRITAHLHAAARQRLVRQQQRLEQAFGVLSALSPQRVLERGYSLVEAESGLLWHAAALQSALAESDRPLPLRLHFGDGVVPIEARSAQSGSIETGATE; translated from the coding sequence ATGAGCACGATTCTTTCCGTTACTTCCCTCAACGCCATGGCCAAACAGATTCTGGAAGCCAATTTAAGCGGCGTGATGGTTCAGGGTGAGGTGCGCTCGTTGACTCGGGCCGCATCGGGGCATATGTATTTTTCGCTGAAAGATCAACAGGCCGAAGTACGTTGCGCGCTGTTTCGCGGGCAGGCGATGCGTGTAAAGACCGCGTTCGCCAATGGCGATGCCGTGGTCGTGCGGGGTTCGGTATCGCTGTACGCCCCGCGCGGTGATTACCAACTTATCGTCACCGGCGTTGAGTTGGCAGGTGATGGCCAATTGGCCGTTTTGTTTGAAGCCTTGAAGAAAAAACTGTTTGCCGAAGGTTTGTTCGACGCGGCACGCAAACGAGCAATTCCCACATTATCCCGCCGAATATTGGTGATTTCTTCCGCCGCAGGCGCTGCGCTGCAAGACGTGCTTTCCACCTTGACCCGCCGGCTGCCTTTGGTCGAAATCAATTTGGTTCCCGTGGCGGTGCAGGGCGAGGCGGCAGCGGCCGAACTCACCGCAGCCGTGCGGGGTATCACGAGCGATTCCGAGTTTGATGTCGTGCTGCTTGTGCGCGGCGGCGGTTCGATGAGTGATTTATGGGCATTCAACGATGAGGGCCTGGCCCGTGCGATTGCAGCCTGCCCGGTTCCTGTTATCAGTGGTGTCGGCCATGAAATCGATTTCACGATCAGCGATTTTGTGGCGGATGCTCGGGCCGCCACACCGACGGCGGCGGCTGAACTGGCCACACCGATTACCCTTGGCGAATTGCAGGCCGCGCTGGTCTTACAGCAAGAACAGCTTTCCCGGTTGATCGAAGATCGATTGAACGCGGCGGGGCAACGCCTGGACAGCAGCCTCAACCGGCTTCGCCAGCAGCGCCAGCGCTGGTTACCGCAAGGCCACCACCAGATGATGCTCAGCCTGCGGTTGCAGCGGGCGATTCGTGCGCGCTGGCAGGATAACCTCGGCCAGATACGCGCGTTGACGCATCGATTGCAGCAGCGCAGCCCAGTGCATTGGGTTCGCCAGAACCACAGCCGACTCGAACAGATGCGCTGGCGCTTACAGCAGGCCATCGATCAGCGGTTGGCCGCCCAGCGGCAGAATAACTTGCGGCTTGCGGCAGGCTTGCGGCCCTTGATCGTGCTGCGACAAATCGAGCTGCGCCAGCAAAACAGCCAACGAATCACCGCCCACCTGCACGCGGCCGCTCGGCAGCGGCTCGTGCGCCAGCAGCAACGGCTCGAACAGGCGTTTGGCGTGCTGAGCGCCTTGAGCCCTCAGCGGGTGCTGGAGCGGGGATACAGTCTGGTCGAAGCGGAATCGGGCTTGCTTTGGCACGCGGCCGCGTTGCAATCCGCCTTGGCCGAATCCGACCGGCCATTGCCGTTGCGGCTGCATTTTGGTGATGGGGTCGTGCCCATCGAAGCCCGTTCTGCTCAGTCCGGTTCGATAGAAACCGGGGCGACGGAATAA
- a CDS encoding arsenic transporter, whose translation MTAAAIFLATLILVLWQPTIGRFQLGIGWSAAAGALVAFAAGVIQPADVPVVWAIVWNATFTFIALIIISLLLDEAGFFNWAALHLARWAGGSGPRLFVVMVLLGGLVAAFFANDGAALILTPIVIGILLALRMPPTATLAFVMAAGFIADTASMPLVVSNLVNIVVADYFKLGFADYAAVMVPVTLVSVLASLGVLWLYFRRSIPKTYACDALDSPSKAIIDRSVFRAGWWALAWLLFGFFVLDSWGVPISLVAAIGAFILWLIARRGAKINTRTVLIHAPWQVVIFSLGMYLVVYGLKNAGLTDVLTYWFDQLAHLGLWGATLGTGFTMAALSAVLNNMPAVLMGTLAIDGTQASGTTHLAMVYANIIGCDLGPKFTPIGSLATLLWLHVLARKQIVISWGYYFKVGLILTTPVLLLTLLALALRLSVNLP comes from the coding sequence ATGACAGCAGCGGCCATTTTTTTGGCCACCTTGATTCTGGTGTTGTGGCAGCCAACCATTGGTCGGTTTCAACTGGGCATTGGCTGGAGCGCGGCGGCCGGTGCGCTGGTTGCCTTTGCTGCGGGTGTTATTCAGCCAGCCGATGTACCGGTGGTTTGGGCCATCGTCTGGAATGCCACCTTTACCTTTATTGCACTCATTATCATCAGCCTGTTGCTGGATGAGGCCGGGTTTTTTAACTGGGCGGCCTTGCATCTGGCCCGCTGGGCCGGTGGCAGTGGGCCGCGATTGTTTGTGGTGATGGTCTTGCTGGGTGGCTTGGTTGCCGCTTTTTTTGCCAATGACGGCGCCGCGCTGATTCTCACCCCGATCGTGATCGGTATTTTATTGGCATTGCGGATGCCCCCCACGGCCACGCTCGCCTTTGTAATGGCAGCCGGGTTTATCGCCGATACGGCGAGTATGCCGCTGGTGGTCTCAAACCTCGTCAATATCGTCGTGGCCGATTACTTTAAGTTGGGCTTTGCCGACTATGCAGCCGTCATGGTGCCGGTCACTCTGGTTTCCGTGCTCGCCTCTTTGGGTGTGTTGTGGCTGTATTTTCGCCGATCAATACCCAAAACATATGCCTGCGATGCACTGGATTCGCCCTCCAAAGCCATTATTGATCGATCAGTATTTCGCGCCGGTTGGTGGGCTTTGGCTTGGTTATTGTTTGGGTTTTTCGTGCTTGATAGCTGGGGCGTGCCGATCAGCTTGGTGGCGGCCATTGGCGCGTTCATTTTGTGGCTGATTGCGCGACGCGGCGCAAAAATCAACACCCGCACTGTGTTAATCCATGCCCCGTGGCAAGTGGTGATCTTTTCACTGGGCATGTATCTTGTTGTCTACGGATTGAAAAACGCGGGCTTGACCGACGTGCTCACGTACTGGTTCGATCAACTGGCTCATCTCGGATTGTGGGGCGCTACGCTCGGCACGGGTTTTACCATGGCGGCCTTGTCTGCCGTGCTCAACAACATGCCCGCCGTGCTCATGGGCACCTTGGCGATTGATGGCACCCAGGCCAGCGGCACCACGCATCTGGCGATGGTTTACGCCAATATTATCGGCTGTGATCTCGGGCCGAAGTTCACGCCCATCGGCAGCCTGGCGACGCTATTGTGGCTGCATGTGCTGGCACGCAAGCAAATCGTGATTTCATGGGGGTATTACTTCAAGGTGGGCCTAATACTCACCACGCCGGTATTGCTATTGACCTTGCTCGCCTTGGCGCTGCGTTTATCTGTGAATCTACCGTGA
- a CDS encoding EscU/YscU/HrcU family type III secretion system export apparatus switch protein → MSRNIPKPKSEKHPISRAVALKYEGTELPQVVATGQHLVAEQIVARAKAADVPLVEDPALADMLASLDIGDHIPNNLFRAVAEVLSYALYVSGKHEEVLKRAQQTRDEAQNYRSNNGEKKDEPPE, encoded by the coding sequence ATGAGTCGCAACATTCCCAAACCCAAATCAGAGAAACATCCGATCAGCCGAGCGGTTGCACTCAAATACGAGGGGACGGAGTTACCTCAGGTGGTCGCAACGGGGCAGCACCTCGTGGCCGAGCAGATCGTGGCCCGTGCAAAAGCGGCGGATGTGCCGTTGGTCGAAGACCCAGCGCTGGCGGACATGCTCGCCAGTCTGGATATTGGGGATCATATTCCGAACAACCTGTTTCGTGCCGTTGCGGAAGTGCTGAGTTATGCCCTGTACGTCAGCGGCAAACACGAGGAAGTGCTCAAGCGGGCGCAGCAAACGCGAGATGAGGCTCAAAACTATCGTTCGAATAACGGTGAAAAGAAAGATGAGCCACCGGAATAA